From a region of the Brevibacterium siliguriense genome:
- the dnaG gene encoding DNA primase — MAGLIKREDIDELRSRTRIDEVIGEFVTLKTAGIGSLKGLCPFHDEKTPSFTVRPQVGMYHCFGCGESGDVFTFLQKVEQLSFVEAVETLAGKAGMHLRYEDGKGPDREQASRRQRLLEMHEVAQRFFTQALESEAGQIGREFLTGRGFPAESSREFGIGFAPKSWDALTGHLRKAGFTDEEILAGGLASEGGRGIYDRFRGRVIWPIKDMTARTIGFGARRLYDDDKGPKYLNTPETALYHKNQVLYGLDLAKKSIAKTKRVVVVEGYTDVMAAHLAGVDQAVATCGTAFGAEHVKIIRRLLGDDPTGQVIFTFDGDAAGQKAALKAFEFENLFTAQTFVAVEPDGLDPCDLRMQKGDAALRELIDGCKPLFEFVITTAISRFDLDTVEGRISAVRAAADVLTDIRDRNSLSHYYRFVAGRIGVDIDEVETAVRTAARQPKQNRQTGNQSANRPGFRDGPPAAPAQSFRSEPPPPPAAPSSAPAEAAPEPATASAGEISDERSIEYVYEERPDVSNLSAPINPARLKTEKGALMVALQHPEVVNAKLFDSLSAKAFEHPGYRRIQEAIKQAGGLGAAGPAQSKWAERVLEVSAEDLRPYVAQLLVTPLPVIEGDGIDRFARGIVARLFDYDLERIAKELHSRLQRQDTADGAGQAALLGQLQTLEQHRARLKMLM, encoded by the coding sequence ATGGCCGGACTCATCAAACGCGAGGACATCGACGAACTGCGCAGCCGCACCCGAATCGACGAGGTGATCGGGGAATTCGTCACCCTCAAGACCGCGGGCATCGGATCGCTCAAGGGTCTGTGTCCCTTCCACGACGAGAAGACCCCGTCGTTCACCGTGCGTCCGCAGGTCGGGATGTATCACTGCTTCGGCTGCGGAGAATCCGGAGACGTGTTCACCTTTCTGCAGAAGGTCGAACAGCTCAGCTTCGTCGAAGCCGTCGAGACTCTGGCCGGCAAGGCCGGAATGCACCTGCGCTACGAGGACGGGAAAGGGCCGGACCGGGAACAGGCGAGCCGCAGGCAGCGGCTGCTGGAGATGCACGAAGTCGCGCAGCGCTTCTTCACCCAGGCGCTGGAATCCGAGGCCGGACAGATCGGCCGCGAATTCCTCACCGGCCGCGGCTTCCCCGCCGAGTCGAGCCGAGAGTTCGGCATCGGCTTCGCCCCGAAATCCTGGGACGCCCTGACGGGCCACCTGCGCAAGGCCGGATTCACCGATGAGGAGATCCTCGCCGGCGGTCTGGCCAGCGAGGGCGGTCGCGGAATCTACGACCGGTTCCGCGGTCGGGTGATCTGGCCGATCAAGGACATGACGGCACGGACCATCGGCTTCGGCGCCCGCCGTCTCTATGACGACGACAAGGGACCGAAGTACCTCAACACTCCGGAGACCGCGCTCTACCACAAGAACCAGGTTCTCTACGGGCTCGACCTGGCGAAGAAATCGATCGCGAAGACGAAACGCGTCGTCGTCGTCGAGGGCTACACCGACGTCATGGCCGCCCACCTCGCCGGAGTCGACCAGGCCGTGGCCACCTGCGGCACGGCCTTCGGCGCTGAACACGTGAAGATCATCCGACGCCTCCTCGGCGACGACCCGACCGGGCAGGTGATCTTCACTTTCGACGGTGACGCCGCCGGTCAGAAGGCTGCGCTCAAGGCCTTCGAATTCGAGAACCTGTTCACCGCCCAGACCTTCGTCGCCGTCGAACCCGACGGGCTCGACCCCTGTGACCTGCGCATGCAGAAAGGAGACGCGGCGCTGCGCGAACTCATCGACGGATGCAAGCCGCTCTTCGAATTCGTCATCACCACCGCGATCTCCCGCTTTGACCTCGACACCGTCGAAGGTCGGATCTCCGCGGTGCGTGCCGCCGCCGACGTGCTCACCGATATCCGCGATCGCAACAGCCTGTCCCACTACTATCGGTTCGTCGCCGGCCGCATCGGGGTCGACATCGATGAGGTGGAGACCGCCGTCCGCACCGCCGCCCGGCAGCCGAAGCAGAACCGACAGACCGGAAACCAGTCGGCCAACCGGCCGGGATTCCGCGACGGTCCTCCCGCGGCCCCCGCGCAGAGCTTCCGCAGCGAACCACCGCCTCCGCCTGCTGCTCCGTCATCGGCACCCGCCGAGGCGGCCCCGGAGCCCGCGACCGCCTCGGCGGGGGAGATCTCCGATGAACGCAGCATCGAATACGTCTACGAAGAACGCCCCGACGTCTCGAACCTCTCGGCTCCGATCAACCCTGCCCGGCTGAAGACGGAGAAGGGTGCCCTCATGGTCGCTCTCCAGCATCCCGAGGTCGTCAACGCGAAGCTCTTCGACTCACTGTCTGCGAAGGCGTTCGAACACCCCGGCTACCGGCGGATCCAGGAAGCGATCAAGCAGGCCGGGGGGCTCGGTGCCGCCGGCCCTGCCCAGTCGAAATGGGCCGAACGCGTGCTCGAAGTCAGCGCCGAGGATCTCAGGCCCTATGTGGCCCAGCTGCTCGTTACCCCGCTGCCGGTCATCGAGGGCGACGGGATCGATCGGTTCGCCCGCGGCATCGTCGCCCGCCTCTTCGACTACGACCTCGAACGCATCGCAAAGGAACTCCACTCCCGTCTGCAGCGCCAGGACACCGCTGACGGAGCGGGCCAGGCGGCGCTGCTCGGTCAGTTGCAGACCTTGGAACAGCATCGAGCACGGCTGAAGATGCTCATGTGA